One window from the genome of Labeo rohita strain BAU-BD-2019 chromosome 10, IGBB_LRoh.1.0, whole genome shotgun sequence encodes:
- the ugt5g2 gene encoding UDP glucuronosyltransferase 5 family, polypeptide G2, which produces MCGYISLIFLWTTLLLTLPCGYNGDKILVFPVDGSHWVNMEVLVKKLHSHGHELSVIRLTDSWFIQENSPYYTSITLKLKKKYIGLDLFENAVQKILEARRKGPMMGVVVQLSEFIGIMNIAHTANCAMLTTMLENKDLMTQIKMANYDLMLTDPAIPGGVILAHYLQLPMVYNVRWMSFGEGHFSIAPSPISYVPVPGSGLTDRMGLLERTRNFLHYGLNLIQERWLMIPMYSNLLLNYFPPGADLLTMQRSAELWLVRVDFVFEFPRPSMPNLIYIGGFQCRPAKPLPAELEEFMQSSGDHGVVVMSLGTLIAGLPREVMEAIATAFARIPQKVIWRFVGERPSSLGNNTLLLQWIPQNDLLGHPKTRAFVAHGGTNGLYEAIYHGVPVLGLPLLFDQLDNIVRLQARGAARMLDAATCTTEEFLEALRDILENSTYHQNMQKLSSLHRDRSLHPLDKAVYWIEFVLRNKGAPHLRTEAYNMSTYSYYCLDVAALVLLTLLLTLGGVYIMCILKLKRKTNKAVRDSNKKAVKEGSKRLKETIHALKDSNNIPISKLRASKRI; this is translated from the exons atgtgTGGATACATTTCTCTCATTTTCCTTTGGACAACCCTGCTTCTCACTTTACCCTGTGGTTATAATGGCGACAAGATCCTGGTTTTCCCTGTTGATGGCAGTCACTGGGTGAACATGGAG GTGCTGGTGAAGAAGCTGCACTCTCATGGACACGAGCTGAGTGTGATTCGTCTGACGGACAGCTGGTTCATCCAGGAGAATTCACCTTACTACACCTCCATTACGTTGAAGcttaaaaagaaatacatagGCCTGGACTTGTTCGAGAATGCAGTACAAAAAATTCTTGAGGCCCGCAGGAAAGGCCCAATGATGGGAGTGGTGGTCCAATTGTCAGAATTTATTGGCATCATGAACATAGCTCACACTGCAAACTGTGCCATGCTCACCACCATGCTGGAGAACAAAGATCTGATGACACAAATAAAGATGGCGAACTATGACTTGATGCTCACTGACCCTGCCATACCTGGCGGTGTCATCCTGGCACATTACCTGCAACTTCCAATGGTCTATAACGTCCGTTGGATGAGTTTCGGAGAAGGCCACTTCTCCATTGCACCTTCTCCCATATCCTATGTGCCTGTGCCCGGCTCAGGTCTGACGGACCGAATGGGTTTGTTAGAAAGAACTCGTAACTTTCTACATTATGGGTTGAACCTCATTCAAGAGCGCTGGTTGATGATTCCCATGTATTCCAACTTGTTGCTCAACTACTTCCCTCCTGGCGCTGACCTCCTCACCATGCAACGTTCGGCGGAGCTGTGGCTTGTCCGTGTAGACTTTGTGTTCGAGTTCCCACGACCTTCCATGCCAAACCTTATCTACATTGGCGGCTTCCAGTGTCGTCCAGCCAAGCCTCTTCCTGCCGAGCTGGaggagttcatgcagagctcaGGAGACCACGGGGTGGTTGTGATGTCTCTGGGAACGCTAATTGCAGGATTGCCCCGAGAGGTCATGGAGGCcattgccacagctttcgcccGCATACCGCAGAAGGTGATCTGGAGGTTTGTTGGCGAAAGACCTTCATCACTGGGCAATAACACTCTACTGCTTCAGTGGATACCTCAGAACGACCTGCTAGGCCATCCAAAGACACGTGCTTTTGTGGCTCATGGAGGCACGAATGGTCTATACGAAGCCATCTATCATGGGGTGCCAGTTCTGGGACTCCCTTTGCTATTTGACCAACTAGATAACATTGTACGTCTTCAGGCAAGAGGAGCAGCACGGATGCTGGATGCAGCTACTTGCACCACAGAAGAATTTCTTGAAGCTTTGAGAGATATCTTAGAGAACTCAACGTATCATCAGAACATGCAGAAGCTTTCCAGTTTACATCGAGACCGGTCTCTGCATCCTCTCGACAAAGCAGTGTACTGGATCGAGTTTGTCCTGCGCAATAAAGGTGCACCCCATCTGCGCACTGAGGCCTACAACATGTCCACATACTCCTACTACTGTCTAGATGTGGCTGCATTGGTTCTCCTCACACTTCTGCTGACTCTGGGAGGTGTCTACATAATGTgtatactaaaattaaaaagaaagacaaacaaggCTGTGAGAGACAGCAACAAAAAAGCTGTAAAGGAAGGCAGTAAGAGGCTGAAAGAGACCATTCATGCACTGAAAGACAGCAATAATATTCCCATCTCAAAACTAAGAGCAAGCAAAAGAATTTAG